The stretch of DNA AGCGAATGGAGCACGAAGTCGTGGATTGCGGCACGCATGACGCTGCGAGCGTCGACTATCCCGATATCGCCTCGGTCGTGGCGCGCCATGTCAGCAACCATGACGTCGAGCGGGGCATCCTGATCTGTGGCACCGGCATCGGCATGTGCATCGCTGCCAACAAGTTTCCCGGCGTGCGGGCCGCCCCGTGTCATGATGACCTGTCGGCCGAAATGAGCCGCCGGCACAACGACCTGAACCTGCTCTGCCTGTCGGCCGACATGCTGGGCGAAAAGCTGATCGACCGCATGGTCGAAATCTGGCTGCGCACCGAATTCGAAGGGGGCCGCCACGCCCGTCGCGTGGAAAAGATCGCCCAACTCGAGACCGAGCACACGACGCAGCCTTAGCGATTCTTGAGGGCGCCGGGGCGTGTATCTCTGAGTTGTTGACCTATTCTCGCCGGGCCATTTTTCGATCAAGCGCGTCAGCCAGCAGGTCGGAGAGGTATTCGTCGACCTGTTTCCCACCTCCGTCGTCTGGGCCGTTGGCTGGGCGGTTGGCCGCATTCATGCAGAAATCATTCTGTTCGCGCGTAAGCCAGATTGTAACGCGTTTCTGGCATTTATCGCCGTTTACCGTAGGAACGAAGTTCGCCATCTAATAAGTGCTCCGCAAAAGTGTGGCATGTCCAGCGATGCCTTAGGGCCTCGCTAGTTACAGTCGAAATCGTATCGAGCTTGTCGCGCACCTGGAGTTGATTGCAATAATCCGAGAGCACGGCATGGTCCCTCCGCCGGTGGGCAATGTCAAGAAAGAGGATTGGGGTAGCAGAAGAAATCTGCTAAGCATCGGGATTGACAGGCCAATCAAAAGTTGTCTGGCAAGACGCTCCCGAAATGCAGCAACAATTCGAGGGTTAGGCTAAATCGAGACTACATGCCGGCGTTGCCGCAGTTACACGTGCAGCGATTACTCGTGACGCAGCGCCTCGATCGGGTCCATCGCCGCGGCACGTGTCGCCGGGTAGAGTCCAAACACGACACCGACCGCAACCGAGATCCCAAACGCCACCGGGATCGACCACGGCACGATCTGCGGAGCAATCGTGTGTACGACCTCGGGCAGGTTCTCCATCACTTGCGG from Pirellulales bacterium encodes:
- the rpiB gene encoding ribose 5-phosphate isomerase B translates to MKIAIGSDHRGYVVKENIVQLLKRMEHEVVDCGTHDAASVDYPDIASVVARHVSNHDVERGILICGTGIGMCIAANKFPGVRAAPCHDDLSAEMSRRHNDLNLLCLSADMLGEKLIDRMVEIWLRTEFEGGRHARRVEKIAQLETEHTTQP